One part of the Panthera leo isolate Ple1 chromosome D4, P.leo_Ple1_pat1.1, whole genome shotgun sequence genome encodes these proteins:
- the LOC122205343 gene encoding olfactory receptor 1J2, whose translation MRRENQSSVSEFLLLGLPIRPEQQAMFFALFLGMYLTTVLGNLLVILLIRLDSRLHTPMYFFLSHLAFTDVSFSSVTVPKMLMDMHAKYKSIPYEGCVSQMYFFIFFTDLDSFLITSMAYDRYAAICHPLHYTTIMREELCALLVAISWILSCASSLSHTLLLTQLSFCADNAIPHFFCDLGALLKIPCSGIFLNELVMFTVGVVVITLPFICILVSYGYIGATIMKGPSTKGICKALSTCGSHLSVVSLYYGAIFGQYLFPKLSNFIDNDIIVALMYTVVTPMLNPFIYSLRNRDMKEALGKLFGRATSLSR comes from the coding sequence ATGAGGAGGGAGAACCAGAGCAGCGTGTCCGAGTTTCTCCTCCTGGGGCTCCCCATCCGGCCAGAGCAGCAGGCCATGTTCTTCGCCCTGTTCCTGGGCATGTACCTGACCACAGTGCTGGGGAACCTGCTCGTCATCCTGCTCATCAGGCTGGACTCTCGCCTCCATACCCctatgtacttcttcctcagcCACTTGGCCTTCACTGATGTCTCCTTCTCATCTGTCACTGTCCCAAAAATGTTGATGGACATGCATGCTAAGTACAAATCCATCCCCTATGAAGGGTGTGtttcacaaatgtatttttttatattttttactgacCTGGACAGCTTCCTTATTACATCAATGGCATATGATCGCTATGCGGCTATATGTCACCCTCTTCATTATACCACCATCATGAGGGAAGAGCTGTGTGCCTTACTAGTGGCTATATCTTGGATCCTGTCCTGTGCCAGCTCTCTTTCCCACACCCTTCTCCTCACCCAGTTATccttctgtgctgacaatgccaTCCCCCATTTCTTCTGTGACCTTGGTGCTCTGCTTAAGATACCCTGTTCAGGCATCTTCCTCAATGAGTTGGTCATGTTCACAGTAGGGGTGGTGGTCATTACCCTGCCATTCATATGTATTCTGGTATCTTATGGTTACATTGGGGCCACCATCATGAAAGGTCCTTCCACCAAGGGGATCTGCAAAGCACTGTCCACATGTGGCTCCCACCTTTCTGTAGTGTCTCTGTATTATGGGGCAATATTTGGGCAGTATCTTTTCCCCAAATTAAGCAATTTCATTGACAACGACATCATTGTGGCTCTCATGTACACAGTGGTCACACCCATGTTGAACCCCTTTATCTACAGCCTTAGGAACAGGGACATGAAAGAAGCCCTGGGGAAACTCTTCGGTAGGGCAACATCTTTATCACGGTGA